In the genome of Sardina pilchardus chromosome 14, fSarPil1.1, whole genome shotgun sequence, one region contains:
- the znf462 gene encoding zinc finger protein 462 isoform X1, with protein sequence MEVLQCDGCDFRAESYDELKTHIQDVHTAFLKPTEVVDGTQDLSRSASLNSLSHAEDEEEDFSTETDDAGLHSMDTDVGQFSNSKSTLCSQAENSPSKSSNPFFQCKFCVRYFRSESLLIEHTRKNHGTVGAASETTGNSQTVKQTNYNVHMHEVFGKIFSCQYCTFKFTSRTRLNKHQKKYHEDVLLDSPGSPAEEEADTEAVTMESESEDFDEEAPQDDAMRRILDSMYKCISKSSGNLTCEWCDYQTHRQELWYDHMTKKHCNMLKIMSSLQEDSGSSKSGSSSPRHTPTSNLKANNLNGNKDSALKKASGNAVVKTPPGISPFQYSQISAKVPNSTGSSILSERSTFVMSDMSNSAIDLDTSLLNDSRSSSEDELGDMDDPNYRDPLSAEDSTKLLLSEEDNKMLETKGIPFRRHLNRFQCPFCSFLTMHRRSISRHIENIHLSGKATVYKCDDCAFICTSPLKLESHKQNHIGSSSDWDTMDLTCESPEDENESIDPLNGESAGSKINGKKSNPGNEVNEKNLHHCSLCTFSTMTLKGLRVHQQHKHSYCDNIADSTEGSMNEQQDTDSETNSSANFVQKTQTSIWGNASKKHLVGKTARKSINDQPLDLSPVKKRTRIDEIANNLQSKISQTQQQEDMVINLEDLGDEEDEEKQSDFHMDKETDVHNHSYMYNANNLYHSESKGVKEERRSGRESGEVKEERRSGKRKRNLQAKVSVRNIPVQVAVSEDEDNENNFSASVEKNLQIQNSQDGQNTFQETVEYSEEPGNLFYCKHCDYQNKSARSVSTHYQRMHPYIKFSFRYILDPEDQSAVFRCLECYIEYTNFNDLNQHYMEHHPGASNVLNLNQPNLIYMCRFCSYTSPNVRSLMPHYQRMHPTVKINNAMIFSSYMVDQPQKSAESQTLREILNSGPKSFTSSTPASRSSSSPSLKTISKVSESTSDAETLKETIGGNVVVYDCDMCSFASPNMHSVLVHYQKKHPEQKASYFRIQKTMRVISVDRNQAPSNSYNLPNTPKSANMMPLGLDDEVYYCKHCVYSNRSVVGVLVHYQKRHPEIKVTAKYIKHAPPTPGLMKLMDELQIAPPKQFFKPSSNNGTDASSTKGGTEKGEAEMLFFCQHCDYGNRTVKGVLIHYQKKHKDVKANADLVRRHTAVVRSQRERAQLNQTAAPAGATTVSTSDKDASQKLRSLKCRHCSYTSPYVYALRKHLKKDHPTVKATAITILNWGYQDGVLEAGYHCEWCIYSHVEPSGLLMHYQRRHPEHNVDYTYMASKLWAGPDACASQQGGNSETKHYPCRDCAYEASSIWDITNHYQTVHPWAIKVDESVLLDIIKGNRTQEKMHSTQSKGHNPGMSNPFDCYQADHEEGTMDVSRPSQERQSHLSFTTTSISNNPYQCTVCLSEYNSLHGLLTHYGKKHPGMKVKAADFAHESDINPSSVYKCRHCPYVNSRIHGVLTHYQKRHPLVKVTAEDFADDIEQVKDLGVEGEEKCKTQRQGYGAYRCKMCPYTHGTLEKLKIHYEKYHNQPASDMFNPAVTQFSTNREEQVAECSATNVTDAQDVCDFDLSLSQFEKGEKHAVFRCQLCKYFCSTRKGIARHYRIKHNNVRAQPEGKNNVFKCALCSYTNPIRKGLAAHYQKRHDIDAYYTHCLAASKALTEKPNKVVVPLTSEADGDGMSEELKLAVEQRKCSLCSFQAFSRKSIVSHYIKRHPGVFPKRQHSSKLGRYFTIIYPKEMDKSSAVEENESVEVKPEAEQERDLEWLPFKCLKCHKLCFSSADLLCMHYNDYHSRDLRRDFITVANPEHGNSEFYQCAHCELKFLALTDLTNHLMDHNEETQKRAMRQERRKQLQNKQRVNEQMETKQEKLDATTDKTPIGYRCNFCVEVHPTLRAICNHLRKHVQYGEAKEGQLKQDITEVSFPGAEDAVPNGNTEDSLPIEDAVSSEMDLSVADMASTGDVPIERGEKPVVVNAPVSVQEKDRRTGGHPCAQCDRVFMSMQGLRSHERSHSAMALFSREDKYSCQYCQFVSPFRHNLDRHIQSHHGHHKPFRCKLCPFKSAYLSRLKSHLLKSHAGENPYKCLSCSFSTITISQLKEHSLRVHGEMLTLPKLRAGAALRSPRTTLSTDPMTLTQEGEEPGYLEPADVQQQLSHYQLASRNQTSCSPPAASGAVPESRPDSVLTCEFCEFSSGYMQSLRRHYRDRHGGKKLFKCKDCSFFTCYKSTFTIHVEAGHTSAPEEGPKDLRCPFCLYHTKYKSNMIDHVVLHREERVVPLEVSRSKLSRHLQGVVFRCHKCTFSCSSDESLQLHIHKHDEIKPYQCQLCYYDSKYKQALENHLRDEHKVIRNFEIMGRVSLDQLEALKDKMNSLSSGEEEELVEGQEEEGAKEEEENEEMVQEDESERPEAKGSDSSETPSSPSCGSISTGKEKRFPCEFCGRSFTNSSEWERHVLRHGMSVKNSSDAGLVPAIGTTAQHLIGSAVWMDRGGSQPSSPIILETEYPSDLSKSINLNEENKEMLDQK encoded by the exons ATGGAGGTGCTACAGTGCGATGGCTGTGATTTCCGAGCTGAGTCATACGATGAACTCAAGACACATATCCAGGATGTCCACACAGCCTTCCTGAAACCCACTGAAGTTGTTGATGGTACACAGGATTTGTCAAGGTCTGCATCTCTGAACTCCCTCAGTCATgcagaagatgaggaagaggacttCTCTACTGAGACTGATGATGCAG GCCTGCACTCCATGGACACAGACGTGGGCCAGTTTTCCAATTCAAAATCAACGCTATGCAGTCAGGCAGAAAATTCCCCAAGTAAATCGTCCAACCCATTTTTCCAGTGCAAGTTTTGTGTCCGCTACTTCAGATCTGAATCCCTCCTAATTGAACACACCAGAAAAAATCATGGAACAGTTGGAGCTGCCTCAGAGACCACAGGAAACTCACAGACTGTCAAGCAGACAAACTATAACGTACACATGCATGAAGTCTTTGGGAAAATCTTTTCTTGCCAGTATTGTACATTCAAGTTTACTAGTAGGACCAGACTGAATAAGCATCAAAAGAAGTATCATGAAGATGTTTTGTTGGATTCTCCAGGGTCCCCTGCTGAAGAGGAAGCTGACACTGAAGCTGTTACAATGGAGTCAGAATCTGAGGACTTTGATGAGGAAGCACCACAGGATGATGCAATGCGCAGAATCTTAGACTCAATGTATAAATGTATCTCTAAATCCAGTGGAAACTTAACATGTGAGTGGTGCGATTATCAGACCCATAGGCAAGAGCTGTGGTATGACcacatgacaaaaaaacattgtaatatgctaaagaTTATGTCATCACTTCAGGAGGATAGTGGATCTTCCAAATCAGGATCTTCATCTCCAAGACATACTCCGACATCTAACCTGAAGGCAAATAATTTAAATGGCAATAAAGATTCAGCATTAAAGAAAGCCTCTGGAAATGCAGTTGTGAAAACCCCCCCAGGGATATCACCTTTTCAGTATTCACAAATTTCAGCAAAAGTTCCCAACAGTACAGGCTCTTCCATTTTATCAGAAAGGTCAACCTTCGTCATGTCTGATATGTCAAATTCTGCCATAGACTTAGATACCAGTCTGCTCAACGATTCCAGAAGCAGCTCAGAAGATGAACTCGGTGACATGGATGATCCCAATTACAGAGACCCCTTGTCAGCTGAGGATTCCACTAAGCTGCTTCTGTCAGAGGAGGATAATAAAATGCTTGAAACAAAAGGGATCCCTTTCAGACGGCACTTGAACAGGTTTCAGTGTCCTTTCTGTTCCTTTCTCACAATGCATCGACGGAGTATTTCTCGTCATATAGAGAACATACACCTGTCTGGCAAAGCAACAGTGTACAAATGTGATGACTGCGCGTTCATATGCACCAGTCCACTCAAGTTGGAAAGTCACAAGCAAAATCATATTGGTTCGTCTTCAGACTGGGATACTATGGACTTAACATGTGAAAGCCCAGAGGATGAAAATGAGTCAATAGATCCCTTGAATGGGGAAAGTgcaggctcaaagatcaatggCAAGAAATCAAATCCTGGAAATGAGGTCAATGAGAAAAATCTTCATCACTGTTCTCTCTGCACCTTCTCTACCATGACACTGAAAGGGCTGAGAGTGCATCAGCAACATAAGCATTCTTACTGTGACAATATAGCAGATAGCACAGAGGGTTCAATGAATGAACAGCAAGACACAGACTCCGAAACAAATAGCTCAGCAAATTTTGTACAAAAAACGCAAACATCAATCTGGGGAAACGCCTCAAAAAAACACCTTGTTGGTAAAACTGCAAGGAAGTCTATTAATGATCAACCTTTAGACCTGTCCCCTGTTAAGAAACGTACAAGAATTGATGAAATTGCCAACAATCTCCAAAGCAAGATTAGTCAGACCCAACAACAGGAGGATATGGTTATCAATTTGGAGGACCTTGGtgatgaagaagatgaagagaaaCAAAGTGATTTTCACATGGATAAGGAGACAGATGTTCACAATCACAGCTACATGTATAATGCAAACAATTTGTATCACAGCGAATCAAAAGGGGTGAAAGAAGAGCGTAGATCAGGGAGAGAATCAGGAGAGGTGAAAGAAGAGCGCAGGTCAGGGAAAAGAAAACGAAACCTTCAGGCAAAAGTTTCTGTGAGAAACATTCCTGTTCAAGTAGCTGTGTCTGAAGATGAGGACAATGAAAATAATTTCAGTGCCTCTGTTGAGAAAAATCTTCAAATTCAAAATAGTCAAGATGGTCAGAATACTTTCCAAGAGACTGTTGAGTACTCGGAAGAACCTGGGAACCTTTTCTATTGTAAACACTGTGATTACCAAAACAAGTCTGCGCGTAGTGTCAGTACGCATTACCAGAGAATGCATCCCTACATTAAATTTAGTTTTAGGTACATCCTTGacccagaggatcagagtgctgTCTTCCGTTGCCTGGAGTGTTACATTGAATACACCAACTTTAATGATCTGAACCAGCACTATATGGAACATCATCCAGGGGCCAGTAATGTTCTGAACTTAAACCAACCCAATCTTATCTATATGTGTCGCTTTTGTTCATACACCAGTCCTAATGTGCGTAGCTTGATGCCCCACTACCAAAGAATGCATCCCACAGTGAAAATTAACAACGCCATGATTTTCTCCAGTTACATGGTTGATCAGCCTCAGAAAAGTGCTGAGTCTCAAACACTAAGGGAGATCTTAAATTCAGGACCCAAGAGCTTCACATCCTCAACACCAGCGTCACGGTCCTCATCAAGCCCTTCCCTCAAAACCATCTCTAAAGTATCAGAGTCTACATCAGATGCTGAGACCCTCAAAGAAACCATAGGAGGAAATGTTGTTGTCTACGATTGTGATATGTGTTCGTTTGCCAGTCCCAACATGCACTCAGTCCTGGTGCACTACCAGAAGAAGCATCCAGAACAAAAGGCCTCCTATTTCCGTATTCAGAAAACCATGAGAGTGATCTCAGTTGATAGGAATCAGGCACCTAGTAACTCTTACAACCTTCCCAACACCCCAAAATCAGCTAACATGATGCCATTAGGCTTAGATGATGAAGTTTACTATTGCAAACACTGTGTATATAGCAACCGTTCTGTGGTTGGTGTACTTGTCCATTATCAGAAGAGGCATCCAGAAATAAAAGTAACAGCAAAATACATTAAACATGCACCTCCAACTCCTGGTCTCATGAAGCTAATGGATGAGTTACAGATTGCTCCCCCAAAGCAGTTCTTCAAACCATCTAGCAACAACGGGACAGATGCTTCATCAACCAAAGGAGGCACTGAGAAAGGCGAGGCAGAGATGCTGTTTTTTTGCCAACACTGCGACTATGGAAATCGGACAGTCAAAGGGGTACTTATTCACTACCAAAAGAAGCACAAAGACGTGAAAGCTAATGCAGACTTGGTGCGCAGGCACACAGCTGTGGTACGCAGCCAGAGGGAGCGTGCCCAGCTGAACCAAACGGCTGCTCCAGCAGGAGCTACCACAGTCTCTACATCTGACAAGGACGCATCACAAAAGTTGAGATCATTGAAGTGTAGGCATTGTTCTTATACATCTCCATATGTGTATGCTCTACGGAAACACTTAAAAAAAGATCATCCTACTGTCAAAGCAACAGCCATTACCATCCTCAATTGGGGTTATCAGGATGGTGTCCTTGAGGCTGGATATCACTGTGAATGGTGCATCTACTCCCATGTTGAACCAAGTGGGCTGCTAATGCATTACCAAAGACGACACCCTGAGCATAATGTGGACTACACCTATATGGCTAGCAAACTGTGGGCTGGTCCTGATGCTTGTGCCTCCCAACAAGGGGGAAACTCGGAAACAAAGCACTATCCATGCAGGGATTGTGCATATGAGGCAAGTTCTATCTGGGACATAACCAACCATTACCAAACTGTGCATCCCTGGGCAATCAAAGTAGACGAGTCTGTGCTGCTGGACATTATCAAAGGTAATCGAACACAAGAAAAGATGCACTCAACTCAGTCAAAAGGACACAATCCTGGCATGTCAAATCCATTCGACTGTTACCAGGCAGATCATGAAGAAGGCACAATGGATGTGTCCAGACCATCTCAAGAGAGACAGTCCCACCTGTCTTTCACAACTACATCCATTTCAAACAACCCATATCAAtgcactgtatgtctgtctgaatACAACAGTCTTCATGGACTTTTGACACACTATGGCAAGAAACACCCAGGTATGAAAGTGAAAGCTGCTGACTTTGCTCATGAATCTGACATCAATCCCAGCTCAGTGTACAAGTGCAGACACTGTCCGTATGTGAACTCTCGAATCCATGGTGTTCTTACCCATTACCAAAAGAGACATCCTCTGGTTAAGGTCACTGCAGAAGATTTTGCTGATGACATAGAGCAAGTAAAGGATTTAGGAGTCGAAGGTGAGGAAAAGTGCAAAACGCAGAGGCAAGGTTATGGTGCCTACAGGTGCAAAATGTGTCCTTATACCCATGGCACGCTAGAGAAACTGAAAATACActatgaaaagtatcacaaccaACCGGCCTCAGACATGTTCAACCCTGCTGTGACTCAGTTTTCTACCAACAGAGAAGAACAAGTAGCAGAATGCAGTGCTACAAATGTCACAGATGCCCAAGATGTATGTGACTTTGATCTGAGCCTCTCTCAATttgagaagggagagaagcaTGCTGTTTTCAGGTGTCAGCTTTGCAAATACTTCTGCTCTACAAGAAAGGGTATAGCTCGGCACTACCGTATAAAGCACAACAATGTCAGGGCCCAGCCTGAAGGAAAGAACAATGTTTTCAAGTGTGCCCTCTGCTCATACACCAATCCCATCCGCAAAGGTTTAGCAGCGCATTACCAGAAACGTCATGATATCGATGCATATTACACACACTGTCTGGCAGCATCCAAGGCCTTGACTGAGAAGCCCAACAAGGTGGTGGTACCCTTGACTTCTGAAGCTGATGGGGATGGAATGAGTGAAGAACTGAAACTTGCTGTGGAGCAAAGAAAGTGTTCCCTTTGTTCATTTCAGGCATTCAGTAGGAAAAGTATTGTCTCACACTACATCAAGCGCCATCCTGGCGTCTTCCCCAAGAGACAACACTCAAGCAAACTGGGACGATATTTCACCATTATCTACccaaaagaaatggacaaatcCTCTGCTGTGGAGGAGAATGAGTCTGTTGAGGTCAAACCAGAGGCAGAGCAGGAAAGGGACCTTGAGTGGTTGCCTTTCAAATGTTTGAAATGCCACAAGTTATGCTTCAGCTCAGCCGATCTGCTTTGCATGCACTACAATGACTACCACAGCAGGGACCTCAGGCGTGATTTCATCACAGTTGCAAACCCTGAGCATGGGAACTCCGAATTCTATCAGTGTGCCCACTGTGAGCTCAAGTTCTTGGCCCTTACTGACCTCACAAACCATCTGATGGATCACAATGAGGAAACTCAGAAGCGAGCAATGAGACAAGAAAGAAGGAAGCAGCTCCAGAACAAACAGAGGGTCAATGAGCAAATGGAAACGAAGCAAGAAAAG CTGGATGCAACTACTGATAAAACCCCAATAGGCTATCGGTGCAATTTCTGTGTGGAGGTCCACCCCACCCTCAGAGCCATCTGCAACCACCTGCGAAAACATGTGCAGTATGGTGAGGCCAAAGAAGGCCAGTTGAAG cAGGATATCACAGAAGTGTCGTTTCCTGGTGCAGAGGATGCCGTTCCCAATGGCAACACAGAGGACTCGTTGCCCATTGAAGATGCCGTGTCTTCAGAGATGGACTTATCTGTGGCTGATATGGCCTCCACTGGAGATGTCCCCATAGAAAGGGGGGAGAAGCCTGTGGTTGTGAATGCACCTGTGTCTGTCCAGGAAAAGGACAGACGGACAGGCGGTCACCCCTGTGCCCAGTGCGACCGTGTCTTCATGTCCATGCAGGGTCTCCGGTCTCACGAGAGAAGTCACTCAGCCATGGCGCTCTTCTCTCGTGAGGACAAGTACAGCTGCCAGTACTGCCAATTTGTTTCTCCCTTTAGACACAA TTTGGATCGTCATATCCAGTCTCATCATGGTCATCACAAGCCTTTCCGGTGTAAACTCTGTCCCTTTAAGTCTGCCTATCTAAGCCGACTGAAGAGTCATCTGCTCAAGTCGCATGCAG GTGAGAACCCTTACAAGTGCTTATCATGCTCCTTCTCCACCATAACCATCAGCCAGTTGAAGGAGCACTCTCTGAGGGTCCATGGAGAGATGCTTACACTCCCCAAACTTCGGGCAGGGGCAGCATTGCGGTCCCCACGGACAACCTTGAGCACTGATCCCATGACCTTGACACAGGAAGGGGAAG AACCAGGCTACTTGGAGCCTGCTGACGTTCAGCAGCAACTCAGCCATTACCAGCTTGCCTCACGGAACCAGACCTCCTGTAGCCCCCCTGCAGCCTCTGGTGCTGTACCAGAGTCCCGTCCAGACAGCGTCCTCACCTGTGAGTTCTGCGAGTTCAGCTCTGGCTACATGCAGAGTCTACGTAGGCACTACCGTGATCGCCATGGGGGAAAGAAGCTCTTCAAGTGCAAGGACTGCTCTTTCTTCACCTGCTACAA atCAACCTTCACCATTCATGTGGAGGCTGGACATACCAGTGCCCCTGAAGAGGGCCCAAAAGATTTACGGTGCCCGTTCTGCCTCTACCACACCAAATACAAAAGCAATATGATAGACCATGTTGTCCTGCACAGAG AAGAACGTGTTGTACCACTAGAGGTGTCACGCTCCAAGCTCTCACGCCACCTGCAGGGTGTTGTGTTCCGCTGCCACAAATGCACCTTCAGCTGCTCTAGTGATGAAAGCCTCCAGCTGCATATCCATAAGCATGATGAGATAAAGCCCTACCAGTGCCAGCTCTGCTACTACGACAGCAAGTACAAGCAGGCTCTGGAGAACCACCTGCGGGATGAGCACAAG GTGATACGAAACTTTGAGATTATGGGACGGGTCAGTCTGGACCAGCTGGAGGCTCTGAAGGACAAGATGAACAGCCTTAGCAGTGGCGAGGAAGAGGAACTGGTTGAaggacaggaagaggagggtgcaaaggaggaggaggaaaatgaAGAAATGGTCCAAGAAGATGAGTCTGAAAGGCCTGAGGCTAAAG GTAGCGATTCTTCAGAGACTCCCAGCTCCCCAAGTTGTGGGAGCATTTCCACTGGCAAGGAAAAACGCTTTCCCTGTGAGTTCTGTGGCCGTTCTTTCACCAATAGCTCAGAGTGGGAACGGCATGTACTTCGGCATGGCAT GTCCGTTAAGAACAGTTCAGATGCCGGCCTTGTCCCAGCAATAGGAACAACAGCTCAGCATCTTATTGGCTCTGCTGTCTGGATGGATAGAGGTGGCAGCCAACCCAGTAGTCCAATCATTTTGGAGACCGAATATCCATCAGATCTATCAAAGAGTATCAATTTGAATGAAGAGAACAAAGAAATGCTTGACCAAAAATGA